Below is a window of Osmia bicornis bicornis chromosome 8, iOsmBic2.1, whole genome shotgun sequence DNA.
AATACAATCGTCGATTGTGATATTACCGTTGCGAACGTGCTGCGATGGCGAATGTTTTCAGCATTTAACACGCGTTAATTCTAATTCCATCTCCTACTAAATGACCAATTTtgctctttttttatttatcaaaaacGTTTCATTTAAAAGCGCTACAgttgaataatttaaagtaCAGTTACTTTGTTCCACTAGATTATTAATGTCGACAAACTTGTTGTTTTTCAAACTGATACACtgcattttaaaattactttaagtatatttttcaattaatcagAAGATTATCTTTATGGATAAACTGTTTGTTGCTGTAATATTATTCTTGTAACTTGTGTACCGTTGTTCATACATACATTTTAGTTACCATTGATTATACTATCAGAAactgaataatattaaattcatttacaGGCGCTAATACTAGACATTAAACGATACAAATTGACACTTGTGACAGAATGTAACGGGGATGGAATTAGGAGTAAATTAATGGGAGTACAGTTTCTTCATGTGAATATCGAAgcatcaaatttttctttagtCTTAAGATTTCACAAGAAATATCTATGCTCGTCTCTGTTACGGGCTTTGAAAATCCACTGTGCAccaaataatacaatatttttgatAGATTACAAGCGGGATGACGACTCAGTGAGGACAATGAGATGAACTCAGATTGGAAGTATGGGTCCTAATAATACCATGGAGTCTCTTCCTGTATACTCAGGTCCGTGGATTTATTCCATCAACAAGAATGTTTGCAACGacataaaaaagaagaaagttgcgggaaaagaagagagaaaagaatttCTCTTTTTGTTCAGGTGTATTAAAGATGTAAGGAACAAcgatcattattattttttcaagtatttcatatttcgtTCTGATACACATCACTGTTTGATACGTGAATGTAAGCAGTCAGTATTATATTATTGTCAACCCTCGGATAGTGGTAATTTACCTTGTAAATCTAGATCGTcagtttaatatttcttacaCAAAGAAATAGTAAACCATTGTACATAAGATAAACAAAAATCAGTCTCTGTTAATTCGAAACCACTATCTAAGGCTTAATGAaagttaagaaaaaaataaattttcaaactgaTGTCTACATTACACTACCTAATGTATCTATTGTTATACTCGTCCTAAACttgtaaagaaagaaaatctatgtaataaatattttttccatgtattattaaattgaaaatattcaatatttcagTGATGTGGCTTATAACCCGGGTCTTGTTAACTTACTAATTctattacataaatttttacaggattctttgatatttaatacaaGCATTATATATTTAACATAGTAATGAActttttataaatgtataaagagtacaaattttcaaaataatactAAATTATGTTCAAAATAAAATGCATAAAAATCGTAATGCTACtgtattaaatattgtttcaaaatctataaatgttttattatgatttatgtaaactttatattttcattgcAGTTTAGTTGGTGTTCAATAACTTCGCCGTAGGAATATGTCTGTCGTTATGAAAGTTTAGGCTCAGGACCGACACCTCCTGCAAGTTTGTAGACTAATGATGCAACATCtacaattaatttcttaacatcattttcattttcacatTCTGCATATACCCGTACCACATCTTCGGTACCCGAGGGCCTAAAagtatacatttttaaatatttcttttatacttTCTACATGCTATTAAATATACGatatatgataataattaCCTTAAGAAAGATCGACCTTTATTGTACCGTGATACAACTTTATCGATTTCCTTTTGTAATCCTGTAGGAGTTACGCATTGTCTTTCTGCGTCAGTTGTTGttataacatttttatcagtaatttttacttttagtTGCTTATTAGGCAAGTCATCGTAACTTCTTTCCCAATCTATAATACTCCAACCTTTTGCGTGTAAAATTGTTTCTACTAGTAACATGTCGCTAAAAGCATCCCCAACCGTTTGATTTATCACATCAATTATATTCATTAGCTTGGAAGCAGTCATTTTTTCAGTCGTAGACAAGCTACAAAATTAaagtatatatttatattgtacattttttaatatcttgtTCTACTCAGTAGAGTTAGACAAAACTTACTGAGGATTTGTAGCAGCATTTTTAATCGCTTCAACCACAGtatctttaaaaattactGTTCCATGACCGTTTGCTTCAAAATACACTCCTATATCAAATTCTAATGCTTTCTTATGCAGATGTTTAATGCCAGTTGATACACAGACAACTGGAATTtgctaaaaaatataatacaaaaaatataaatttcccTTATGATATAATACTCAtactatttttagaaaattaacgCACCAATACGTTTGAAATGTAATTAGTGGAACCACCATTGGCATATGCGGTTTGTACTAAGCCAAGTTGAAATGACAAATTACTTTCTTGTAAAAGTTCTTTCAAATATTGGGCAATAAGCGTTGCTATTCGGTCGCCATCCATCAGATGGAATTTATCGTTTTcatctaaataaaaataaattactctATCCCCATCACCATCTATGGACACGCATCTAACATTTGTTTTCAAAGGAAAATTTGCTGGTGGTGCTTGTTGTACTTTAACGTAATCAGCTCCACactaaaataaattatttgaaattatttaagaaTATATTCAAATTACGTTGAAAGTTAAAATTATACCATGTGATTTAATTCTCCATTTCCATTGtt
It encodes the following:
- the LOC114875257 gene encoding phosphoacetylglucosamine mutase isoform X2 — encoded protein: MESSQFDNISNTKYIKGHNDYIQYGTAGFRTKANVLEHVMYRMGLLAVLRSKIKKAAIGLMITASHNIESDNGVKLIDPAGEMLEASWEHIATNLANVDDSELPSTLQQILKEQHIDMSVNATVITGRDTRESGPLLLQAAIAGIQALNGTVNDFGIVTTPQLHYIVVCTNTNGSYGNPTLRGYYVKLSEAFKYIRQSEINNGQYVAELSLDAANGVGGIAAKEFQSYLETTLKINIYNNGNGELNHMCGADYVKVQQAPPANFPLKTNVRCVSIDGDGDRVIYFYLDENDKFHLMDGDRIATLIAQYLKELLQESNLSFQLGLVQTAYANGGSTNYISNVLQIPVVCVSTGIKHLHKKALEFDIGVYFEANGHGTVIFKDTVVEAIKNAATNPHLSTTEKMTASKLMNIIDVINQTVGDAFSDMLLVETILHAKGWSIIDWERSYDDLPNKQLKVKITDKNVITTTDAERQCVTPTGLQKEIDKVVSRYNKGRSFLRPSGTEDVVRVYAECENENDVKKLIVDVASLVYKLAGGVGPEPKLS